From a single Arachis hypogaea cultivar Tifrunner chromosome 3, arahy.Tifrunner.gnm2.J5K5, whole genome shotgun sequence genomic region:
- the LOC112790149 gene encoding two-component response regulator ARR12 isoform X1 — MTVEDQIDRFPVGMRVLAVDDDPTCLKVLENLLRKCQYQVTTTNQAIEALRMLRENRNKFDLVISDVNMPDMDGFKLLELVGLEMDLPVIMLSGHSDTKLVMKGVTHGAVDYLLKPVRIEELKNIWQHVVRRKNFDPRDQNKGSNDKRGPNAAGEGNQSIISEDGSDQNKNLGKKRKDQTEEEEDDGEDNGEDNDDPSSQKKPRVVWSVELHRKFVAAVNQLGLDKAVPKKILDLMNVEGLTRENVASHLQKYRLYLKKATQQASMVAALGNTESYLRIGSIDAYAEFCTSSGSGKIPNPALQPYASSGIFGRLNSPASLSMRGISSSTLIQPPVQPQDLNSTLSPLGNIQASIFPANQTSSLLQGIPTSIELNQSKQNNCTTGITQVNQVSCSGFTAASGFRDRRLTVGTASNALPSAACNSPQTHNSGAFRNQPPVRPASLGTDSFDAGICGPSNMLDYNRCNKNWQNAEQLSKLPANPLPLCEPFNNDPLPPTGINVANTSTRIGNSPVDYSSRVAISVPLEDTRNELQRQEGLIENIVQPSSYTTPSQRWEEHKLEYSQNMSRPFNSVNSHVSSSRVTSSLGHNLNQTNATCSNSVDASFVGQLSGAPPSIIQCTNVDTRLKSNDAYILELMKSQDGFIQNNFGTLDDIMVPMVKRFLMQEQNEPTFIDGEMGFEAYPVGSCI, encoded by the exons ATGACCGTGGAGGACCAAATTGACCGGTTCCCCGTGGGTATGCGTGTTCTCGCTGTGGATGATGACCCAACTTGCCTCAAAGTCTTGGAGAATCTCCTTCGCAAATGCCAATACCAAG ttaCTACAACTAATCAAGCAATTGAGGCGCTGAGAATGTTGAGGGAAAACAGGAACAAGTTTGACCTCGTCATTAGCGATGTGAATATGCCTGACATGGATGGATTTAAGCTCCTTGAGTTGGTGGGGCTTGAAATGGACTTACCTGTGATCA TGTTGTCTGGACACAGTGACACAAAGCTGGTGATGAAGGGTGTTACACATGGTGCAGTTGACTATTTGCTGAAACCTGTTCGGATTGAAGAGCTGAAGAACATTTGGCAACATGTTGTCCGAAGGAAGAACTTTGATCCCAGGGATCAGAATAAGGGTTCAAATGACAAAAGGGGTCCCAATGCTGCTGGGGAAGGTAATCAAAGTATCATATCAGAAGACGGCAGTGACCAGAATAAAAATCTTGGCAAAAAACGAAAGGACCAgactgaagaagaggaagatgatgGTGAAGACAATGGAGAGGATAATGATGACCCTTCATCACAAAAAAAGCCTCGTGTTGTTTGGTCTGTCGAGCTTCATAGAAAATTTGTTGCAGCAGTTAATCAACTTGGCCTTGATA AGGCTGTCCCTAAGAAAATACTTGATCTGATGAATGTTGAAGGACTTACTAGGGAAAATGTGGCAAGCCATCTGCAG aAATATAGGCTCTACCTGAAAAAGGCAACCCAGCAAGCTAGCATGGTTGCTGCATTGGGTAATACTGAATCATACCTGAGGATCGGTTCAATAGATGCATATGCAGAGTTTTGCACCTCTTCTGGTTCAGGAAAGATTCCAAACCCTGCATTGCAACCATATGCCTCGAGTGGTATTTTTGGCAGGCTGAATTCCCCAGCTAGCTTGAGCATGAGAGGCATTAGTTCTTCCACTCTAATTCAGCCTCCTGTTCAGCCTCAAGACCTGAACAGCACCTTGAGCCCTCTGGGTAACATTCAGGCATCAATATTTCCGGCAAATCAAACCTCAAGTTTATTGCAAGGAATTCCAACATCAATTGAGCTTAATCAGTCTAAGCAAAACAACTGTACAACAGGTATAACACAAGTAAATCAAGTTAGTTGTAGTGGATTTACTGCTGCCTCTGGCTTCCGTGACCGTAGGCTTACAGTTGGTACAGCAAGCAATGCTCTACCTTCAGCCGCCTGTAACtcaccacaaacacataattcaGGAGCATTTAGAAATCAGCCTCCTGTTAGACCGGCTTCTTTAGGCACGGATTCCTTTGATGCTGGAATTTGTGGGCCTTCTAATATGTTGGATTATAATCGGTGTAACAAAAACTGGCAGAATGCAGAACAGTTGTCTAAACTTCCTGCCAATCCCTTGCCATTGTGTGAGCCGTTCAATAATGATCCACTCCCTCCCACTGGCATAAATGTTGCCAACACAAGTACTCGTATTGGTAACAGTCCTGTTGATTATTCATCCAGAGTCGCGATTTCTGTTCCTTTGGAGGATACAAGAAATGAGCTGCAGCGCCAAGAAGGCTTAATTGAAAATATTGTACAGCCTTCGAGTTATACAACACCATCACAAAGGTGGGAAGAACATAAACTTGAATACAGCCAAAACATGAGCCGTCCCTTCAACTCTGTAAACTCTCATGTTTCTTCAAGTCGAGTAACAAGTTCTTTGGGGCATAATTTAAACCAAACAAATGCAACCTGCAGCAACAGTGTTGATGCCTCATTTGTTGGCCAACTGAGTGGAGCTCCCCCATCAATCATCCAGTGCACTAATGTTGACACAAGATTGAAGTCAAATGATGCCTACATCTTAGAGCTAATGAAGTCCCAAGATGGATTTATTCAGAATAATTTTGGCACCTTGGATGACATAATGGTCCCAATGGTCAAAAGG TTTCTGATGCAGGAACAAAATGAACCGACATTTATAGATGGAGAAATGGGATTTGAGGCTTACCCCGTAGGATCATGTATCTGA
- the LOC112790149 gene encoding two-component response regulator ARR12 isoform X2 encodes MTVEDQIDRFPVGMRVLAVDDDPTCLKVLENLLRKCQYQVTTTNQAIEALRMLRENRNKFDLVISDVNMPDMDGFKLLELVGLEMDLPVIMLSGHSDTKLVMKGVTHGAVDYLLKPVRIEELKNIWQHVVRRKNFDPRDQNKGSNDKRGPNAAGEGNQSIISEDGSDQNKNLGKKRKDQTEEEEDDGEDNGEDNDDPSSQKKPRVVWSVELHRKFVAAVNQLGLDKAVPKKILDLMNVEGLTRENVASHLQKYRLYLKKATQQASMVAALGNTESYLRIGSIDAYAEFCTSSGSGKIPNPALQPYASSGIFGRLNSPASLSMRGISSSTLIQPPVQPQDLNSTLSPLGNIQASIFPANQTSSLLQGIPTSIELNQSKQNNCTTGITQVNQVSCSGFTAASGFRDRRLTVGTASNALPSAACNSPQTHNSGAFRNQPPVRPASLGTDSFDAGICGPSNMLDYNRCNKNWQNAEQLSKLPANPLPLCEPFNNDPLPPTGINVANTSTRIGNSPVDYSSRVAISVPLEDTRNELQRQEGLIENIVQPSSYTTPSQRWEEHKLEYSQNMSRPFNSVNSHVSSSRVTSSLGHNLNQTNATCSNSVDASFVGQLSGAPPSIIQCTNVDTRLKSNDAYILELMKSQDGFIQNNFGTLDDIMVPMVKREQNEPTFIDGEMGFEAYPVGSCI; translated from the exons ATGACCGTGGAGGACCAAATTGACCGGTTCCCCGTGGGTATGCGTGTTCTCGCTGTGGATGATGACCCAACTTGCCTCAAAGTCTTGGAGAATCTCCTTCGCAAATGCCAATACCAAG ttaCTACAACTAATCAAGCAATTGAGGCGCTGAGAATGTTGAGGGAAAACAGGAACAAGTTTGACCTCGTCATTAGCGATGTGAATATGCCTGACATGGATGGATTTAAGCTCCTTGAGTTGGTGGGGCTTGAAATGGACTTACCTGTGATCA TGTTGTCTGGACACAGTGACACAAAGCTGGTGATGAAGGGTGTTACACATGGTGCAGTTGACTATTTGCTGAAACCTGTTCGGATTGAAGAGCTGAAGAACATTTGGCAACATGTTGTCCGAAGGAAGAACTTTGATCCCAGGGATCAGAATAAGGGTTCAAATGACAAAAGGGGTCCCAATGCTGCTGGGGAAGGTAATCAAAGTATCATATCAGAAGACGGCAGTGACCAGAATAAAAATCTTGGCAAAAAACGAAAGGACCAgactgaagaagaggaagatgatgGTGAAGACAATGGAGAGGATAATGATGACCCTTCATCACAAAAAAAGCCTCGTGTTGTTTGGTCTGTCGAGCTTCATAGAAAATTTGTTGCAGCAGTTAATCAACTTGGCCTTGATA AGGCTGTCCCTAAGAAAATACTTGATCTGATGAATGTTGAAGGACTTACTAGGGAAAATGTGGCAAGCCATCTGCAG aAATATAGGCTCTACCTGAAAAAGGCAACCCAGCAAGCTAGCATGGTTGCTGCATTGGGTAATACTGAATCATACCTGAGGATCGGTTCAATAGATGCATATGCAGAGTTTTGCACCTCTTCTGGTTCAGGAAAGATTCCAAACCCTGCATTGCAACCATATGCCTCGAGTGGTATTTTTGGCAGGCTGAATTCCCCAGCTAGCTTGAGCATGAGAGGCATTAGTTCTTCCACTCTAATTCAGCCTCCTGTTCAGCCTCAAGACCTGAACAGCACCTTGAGCCCTCTGGGTAACATTCAGGCATCAATATTTCCGGCAAATCAAACCTCAAGTTTATTGCAAGGAATTCCAACATCAATTGAGCTTAATCAGTCTAAGCAAAACAACTGTACAACAGGTATAACACAAGTAAATCAAGTTAGTTGTAGTGGATTTACTGCTGCCTCTGGCTTCCGTGACCGTAGGCTTACAGTTGGTACAGCAAGCAATGCTCTACCTTCAGCCGCCTGTAACtcaccacaaacacataattcaGGAGCATTTAGAAATCAGCCTCCTGTTAGACCGGCTTCTTTAGGCACGGATTCCTTTGATGCTGGAATTTGTGGGCCTTCTAATATGTTGGATTATAATCGGTGTAACAAAAACTGGCAGAATGCAGAACAGTTGTCTAAACTTCCTGCCAATCCCTTGCCATTGTGTGAGCCGTTCAATAATGATCCACTCCCTCCCACTGGCATAAATGTTGCCAACACAAGTACTCGTATTGGTAACAGTCCTGTTGATTATTCATCCAGAGTCGCGATTTCTGTTCCTTTGGAGGATACAAGAAATGAGCTGCAGCGCCAAGAAGGCTTAATTGAAAATATTGTACAGCCTTCGAGTTATACAACACCATCACAAAGGTGGGAAGAACATAAACTTGAATACAGCCAAAACATGAGCCGTCCCTTCAACTCTGTAAACTCTCATGTTTCTTCAAGTCGAGTAACAAGTTCTTTGGGGCATAATTTAAACCAAACAAATGCAACCTGCAGCAACAGTGTTGATGCCTCATTTGTTGGCCAACTGAGTGGAGCTCCCCCATCAATCATCCAGTGCACTAATGTTGACACAAGATTGAAGTCAAATGATGCCTACATCTTAGAGCTAATGAAGTCCCAAGATGGATTTATTCAGAATAATTTTGGCACCTTGGATGACATAATGGTCCCAATGGTCAAAAGG GAACAAAATGAACCGACATTTATAGATGGAGAAATGGGATTTGAGGCTTACCCCGTAGGATCATGTATCTGA